One Parageobacillus sp. KH3-4 genomic region harbors:
- a CDS encoding DUF1992 domain-containing protein: MDIMWRIAEDKIREAMENGEFDNLPGFGKPLELEDLSHIPEDLRIGYLMLKNAGYVSEEVELKKDLMTLEDLLRCCDDGAEKEKLKKKLNEKLLRWNALMKRRNKTNSQALRDYQRRIDEKFR, encoded by the coding sequence ATGGATATTATGTGGAGAATTGCCGAAGATAAAATTCGTGAAGCGATGGAAAACGGCGAATTTGACAATCTCCCCGGCTTTGGGAAACCGCTTGAACTGGAAGATTTGTCGCATATTCCCGAAGATCTGCGAATCGGTTATCTAATGTTAAAAAATGCCGGCTATGTCTCTGAAGAAGTCGAATTAAAAAAAGATTTAATGACGCTGGAAGATCTATTGCGCTGCTGTGATGATGGAGCGGAAAAAGAAAAGCTGAAGAAAAAGCTAAATGAAAAATTGCTTCGGTGGAACGCGCTTATGAAAAGACGCAATAAAACGAATTCCCAAGCATTGCGCGACTACCAACGGCGGATTGACGAAAAATTCCGGTAA